The Roseovarius indicus genome has a segment encoding these proteins:
- a CDS encoding NAD-dependent epimerase/dehydratase family protein, whose protein sequence is MRKTQRLLMTGAAGTIGQQIREGLADYAKTVRLSDVADLGEPGAHEEIVTCDLTDADAVRETVKGCDAILHFGGISTENRADLIHPVNIDGTYHLYEAARKEGARRILFASSNHVIGFHSRETRLTASSPIRPDSNYGVSKAYGEALASMYWDKYGIETLILRIGSCFPEPKDRRMMATWMSSADMLRLIGVMLEVPRLGCPIVYGVSDNEESWWDNSETAYLGWKPRDSSARFAHLFADDPAQDPDDPEVIYQGGKFAKAGHFED, encoded by the coding sequence ATGCGAAAGACCCAACGCCTGCTCATGACCGGCGCCGCCGGCACCATTGGCCAGCAGATCCGCGAAGGACTGGCAGATTATGCCAAGACAGTGCGGCTTTCCGATGTCGCGGACCTCGGCGAACCGGGCGCACATGAAGAGATCGTCACGTGCGACCTGACCGATGCCGACGCCGTGCGCGAGACGGTGAAGGGCTGCGATGCCATCCTGCATTTCGGCGGCATCTCGACCGAGAACCGCGCCGACCTCATCCACCCGGTCAATATCGACGGCACCTATCACCTGTACGAGGCCGCCCGGAAGGAGGGCGCACGCCGCATCCTCTTCGCCAGTTCCAACCACGTGATCGGCTTCCATTCCCGCGAGACACGCCTTACCGCCTCCTCGCCCATCCGGCCTGACAGCAATTACGGCGTGTCGAAAGCCTATGGCGAGGCGCTGGCCAGCATGTATTGGGACAAGTACGGCATCGAAACGCTGATCCTGCGCATCGGGTCGTGCTTTCCCGAACCCAAGGACCGCCGGATGATGGCGACGTGGATGTCGTCGGCCGACATGCTGCGGCTGATCGGCGTGATGCTGGAGGTGCCGAGGCTGGGATGCCCCATCGTTTACGGGGTTTCGGACAACGAGGAAAGCTGGTGGGACAATTCCGAGACCGCCTATCTCGGCTGGAAACCGAGGGACAGCTCGGCCCGGTTTGCCCATCTCTTCGCTGACGACCCGGCCCAGGATCCGGACGATCCGGAGGTGATTTACCAGGGTGGAAAATTCGCCAAGGCGGGGCATTTCGAGGACTGA
- a CDS encoding DMT family transporter encodes MSAPKPREDRTAAGVLTMLCAVVFFTCIDSSAKWLSLAGMPVLQIVFARYFGHFVYATLIYMPQEGLSAFRSRAPFKQLLRSTFLFGSTVCNFFALQSLPITVTTTIMFAGPIVVTLLAIPILGEKVGLRRIAAVCTGFVGVLVVMQPWGAEFHPAMMYSLAALVIASMYFIMTRMLAGVETNATQQVWSAGLASVVLAPFAASVWVWPEGGTEWLVMFLIGGFGMTGHILVTIAHRWADASILAPMVYSQIFLAAIAGIVVFATWPTIWTLGGGLIIIGSGLYIWHRERQKAGALRKTTRVP; translated from the coding sequence GTGAGTGCACCGAAGCCAAGGGAAGACCGGACCGCCGCGGGTGTGCTGACCATGCTGTGCGCGGTGGTGTTTTTCACCTGCATCGACAGTTCGGCCAAGTGGCTGTCGCTTGCGGGCATGCCGGTGCTGCAGATCGTGTTCGCCCGGTATTTCGGGCACTTCGTCTATGCCACGCTGATCTACATGCCGCAGGAGGGGCTTTCGGCCTTCCGCTCGCGGGCGCCTTTCAAACAGCTTCTGCGCTCGACATTCCTGTTCGGCTCGACCGTCTGCAACTTCTTCGCGCTGCAATCGCTGCCGATCACGGTGACAACGACGATCATGTTCGCGGGGCCGATCGTGGTGACCCTGCTGGCGATCCCGATCCTTGGCGAGAAGGTCGGCCTGCGCCGGATCGCGGCGGTCTGCACCGGGTTCGTGGGCGTGCTGGTGGTGATGCAGCCCTGGGGGGCGGAGTTCCACCCGGCGATGATGTATTCGCTGGCGGCGCTGGTGATTGCCTCGATGTATTTCATCATGACGCGGATGCTCGCGGGGGTGGAGACGAATGCCACGCAACAGGTTTGGTCGGCGGGGCTCGCCTCGGTCGTGCTGGCGCCTTTTGCGGCGTCGGTCTGGGTCTGGCCCGAGGGCGGGACGGAATGGCTGGTGATGTTCCTGATCGGCGGGTTCGGGATGACGGGGCATATCCTCGTCACCATCGCGCATCGCTGGGCCGATGCGTCGATTCTGGCGCCGATGGTTTACAGCCAGATCTTCCTGGCGGCGATCGCCGGGATCGTGGTGTTCGCCACGTGGCCCACGATCTGGACCCTGGGCGGCGGGCTGATCATCATCGGCTCGGGCCTCTATATCTGGCACCGGGAGCGGCAGAAGGCCGGAGCGCTGCGAAAGACGACGCGGGTGCCCTGA